In a genomic window of Cytobacillus sp. FSL H8-0458:
- a CDS encoding extracellular solute-binding protein has translation MKKFSFLMVCLFFLAGSAGFTAYSNSGEPENSSVESAQTEAVQVYGPGGPLGPIKEAAEKFSAETGIRVNVTAGPESNWIQQAKEDADIIYGGSEYMMQNFVFNHPGMIDEKSRTELYARAAGILVRKGNPKKIESLEDLTKPGVKIVDVNGAGQLGLWEDLAGRKGLIAGLNQNIEISVKTSAEAIDLWKTNSKLDAWITYESWHYRLKEETELIQMPDDEKIYRGTPIAIAKASQHRREAKKFIEYLQTESAHKIFQKWGWN, from the coding sequence GCAGGTTCAGCGGGTTTCACAGCATATTCGAACTCTGGGGAGCCGGAAAATTCTTCTGTGGAAAGCGCACAGACTGAAGCTGTTCAAGTTTATGGTCCAGGTGGTCCTTTGGGCCCGATAAAGGAGGCTGCAGAAAAGTTTTCAGCGGAAACAGGTATCAGGGTGAACGTAACGGCTGGACCGGAATCCAATTGGATTCAGCAGGCAAAGGAGGATGCAGACATCATTTATGGCGGTTCAGAGTATATGATGCAAAACTTTGTGTTTAACCATCCTGGTATGATAGATGAAAAATCACGAACAGAGCTGTATGCTCGTGCTGCTGGTATTCTGGTGAGAAAAGGAAACCCAAAAAAAATTGAATCCCTAGAGGATTTAACAAAGCCAGGAGTTAAAATAGTGGATGTTAACGGTGCAGGCCAGCTTGGCCTTTGGGAAGACCTGGCAGGAAGAAAGGGCCTGATTGCCGGTTTAAATCAAAACATTGAAATTTCAGTCAAAACGAGTGCTGAAGCCATTGATCTTTGGAAGACCAATTCAAAGCTGGATGCATGGATCACATATGAGTCCTGGCATTATCGCTTGAAAGAGGAAACTGAATTAATCCAAATGCCGGATGATGAAAAGATTTATAGAGGTACACCTATTGCTATTGCCAAAGCGTCACAGCATAGAAGAGAGGCAAAAAAATTCATAGAGTATCTGCAAACGGAATCAGCCCATAAGATTTTCCAAAAATGGGGATGGAACTAA
- a CDS encoding anti-sigma factor, with translation MENKCDNLSLYIINDLTNQDKKQFEDHLLKCAKCQQELKSIQETWQMLSYDVEEIEVPESLKSEVMDFVFEENKFLKHEEKTEAEPISFKERILSVAKRHFSPISTAVTAILIICLIGFYWNSLQLKDTIKSFENKAADPTQIVTTYSLTGQSLAASATGSAYLLQEGTETSLVIALNNMPITKGNEVYQVWLLKNGNRQSAGTLIPDQNGSGLITYRLPPEYSFEDIGITLEPNPYNTQPQGQKVLGT, from the coding sequence ATGGAGAATAAATGTGATAATCTATCTTTATATATTATAAATGACCTTACAAACCAAGATAAAAAACAGTTTGAAGACCATCTGCTAAAATGCGCAAAATGCCAGCAGGAACTGAAATCTATACAAGAAACATGGCAAATGCTTTCTTATGATGTAGAAGAAATAGAAGTTCCGGAATCATTGAAGTCAGAAGTGATGGATTTTGTCTTTGAAGAGAATAAATTTCTTAAACACGAAGAAAAAACGGAAGCCGAACCGATTAGCTTTAAAGAACGAATTTTATCAGTTGCCAAAAGGCATTTTTCACCAATATCTACAGCAGTAACAGCTATTTTAATCATTTGTTTAATTGGGTTTTATTGGAACAGCCTTCAATTGAAAGATACGATTAAGTCATTTGAGAATAAAGCTGCTGATCCGACACAAATTGTTACAACTTATTCCTTAACAGGGCAAAGCTTAGCTGCTTCTGCTACCGGCAGCGCATACCTACTTCAGGAAGGTACGGAAACAAGTCTTGTCATTGCTTTGAATAATATGCCTATTACAAAGGGTAATGAGGTTTACCAAGTATGGCTGTTAAAAAACGGAAACCGGCAAAGTGCTGGCACTTTGATACCTGATCAAAACGGCAGCGGACTTATCACCTACCGCCTGCCTCCAGAATATTCGTTTGAAGATATCGGGATTACATTGGAACCTAATCCATATAACACTCAGCCGCAAGGGCAAAAAGTGCTGGGGACCTAA
- a CDS encoding RNA polymerase sigma factor, protein MKSKSDEELIELIVQNHRPALEELYDRYVKLIYSFSIKITKGDSEKTKEIVQQVFLRLWTTKSTYNASQGQFVNWLLTITRNISIDLIRKEQKYKGTVQLEHEEWQQIQGSQADDVQQQVTRNQLKQQIQEAKRHLSEPQQRLINLLYWEGYSLSEIAELEQKPLGTIKSRLHQALKKLRNNFSGKIGDVRHGE, encoded by the coding sequence ATGAAGTCTAAGTCAGATGAAGAACTAATCGAATTAATTGTTCAAAATCATCGGCCAGCACTTGAAGAGCTGTATGACCGATATGTAAAACTTATTTACAGCTTCTCCATAAAAATAACCAAGGGAGATTCGGAAAAAACGAAAGAAATTGTTCAGCAGGTATTCCTTCGGCTTTGGACGACAAAAAGCACCTACAATGCATCCCAAGGACAGTTTGTGAATTGGCTTCTCACCATAACTCGAAACATTTCCATAGATCTCATCCGTAAAGAACAAAAATATAAAGGAACAGTCCAATTGGAGCATGAAGAATGGCAGCAAATACAAGGTTCTCAAGCTGATGATGTCCAGCAGCAAGTTACAAGAAATCAGCTAAAACAGCAGATTCAAGAAGCAAAACGTCATCTCTCTGAACCTCAGCAGCGCCTGATCAACTTATTATATTGGGAAGGCTACTCCTTAAGTGAAATTGCAGAACTTGAACAAAAGCCGCTGGGTACGATTAAAAGCCGCCTGCATCAGGCCTTGAAAAAACTGCGAAATAATTTCAGCGGGAAAATAGGAGATGTTCGTCATGGAGAATAA
- a CDS encoding COG4315 family predicted lipoprotein, with protein sequence MKTKIPICTILLAGILFAGCSFQEKPESTDANKQAQETTTEVNNEAEKDLAESDTKLQLMENKKIGKYLTDAEGRALYYFAKDQPNTSNCSSDCLENWPAFYSEDLAVPEGFNKEDFGTITRADTGEKQTTYKGYPLYYFVKDGASGDVKGQGVKDVWFIVNSETKFTK encoded by the coding sequence ATGAAAACAAAAATTCCTATTTGCACAATTCTTTTAGCTGGCATACTTTTTGCAGGATGCAGCTTTCAGGAAAAACCAGAAAGCACAGATGCAAATAAACAAGCACAAGAAACAACAACAGAGGTTAACAACGAGGCAGAAAAAGATCTTGCAGAATCAGATACAAAACTTCAACTGATGGAAAACAAAAAAATTGGTAAGTATCTTACAGATGCCGAAGGCAGGGCACTTTACTACTTTGCAAAAGATCAGCCTAATACATCAAATTGCAGTAGTGATTGCCTTGAAAACTGGCCTGCTTTCTACTCTGAAGACCTTGCCGTTCCGGAAGGATTTAATAAAGAAGACTTCGGAACGATTACTCGCGCTGACACTGGTGAGAAACAAACGACCTACAAAGGCTATCCGCTTTACTACTTCGTGAAGGACGGAGCATCTGGTGATGTAAAGGGACAAGGTGTCAAAGATGTATGGTTTATTGTAAACAGCGAAACGAAATTTACAAAATAA